One part of the Gemmatimonadota bacterium genome encodes these proteins:
- the pckA gene encoding phosphoenolpyruvate carboxykinase (ATP), producing MATKLAPSLGELGIRTDHPVHRDRSSAELLERAVSRGEGIFTSDGSFVGITTPHTGRSPNDKYTVREPTSEAEIWWSAVNVDLAESQYHSLRELVRAHLSDRELFVSDVICGADPRYALPVRVISPSAWHSVFVQNMFRAPTGDQTARAGQGWTVLHAPTLQADPATHGTRSGTFVVAHFADRVVLVGGTRYAGEIKKSIFTVMNYLLPRQGVLSMHCSANEGAEGDVALFFGLSGTGKTTLSADPMRSLIGDDEHGWSDTGVFNFEGGNYAKVIRLSRDGEPLIWQASRRFGAILENVVVDPATREVDFDDGSLTENTRSSYPLAFIEGAIPEASGGHPRTVVFLTADAFGVLPPIARLSPAQAMYHFISGYTAKVAGTERGVTEPKATFSACFGAPFLPLHPSVYASLLGERIEQHGAATWLVNTGWTGGPYGQGTRMKLGYTRAMVHAALCGELDGAQYRDDPVFGVHVPLAVPGVPPEVLDPRATWQDAAAYDRQAAELAGMFRENFTAYEADVSADIRAAGPRSG from the coding sequence ATGGCCACGAAACTGGCCCCCAGCCTCGGTGAGTTGGGGATTCGCACGGATCACCCGGTCCACCGTGACCGCAGCTCCGCCGAGCTGCTGGAGCGCGCGGTGTCTCGGGGCGAGGGCATCTTCACGAGCGACGGATCGTTCGTGGGCATCACGACGCCCCACACCGGCCGCTCTCCGAACGACAAGTACACGGTGCGCGAGCCGACCTCCGAGGCCGAGATCTGGTGGAGTGCCGTCAACGTCGATCTGGCCGAATCGCAGTATCACTCCCTGCGGGAGCTCGTGCGCGCCCACCTGAGCGACCGCGAGCTGTTCGTCAGCGACGTGATCTGCGGAGCCGATCCTCGCTACGCGCTCCCGGTGCGCGTGATTTCGCCGAGCGCGTGGCACTCGGTGTTCGTTCAGAACATGTTCCGTGCCCCCACGGGCGATCAGACCGCGCGAGCCGGCCAGGGGTGGACGGTCCTGCACGCACCCACGCTGCAAGCCGATCCCGCCACGCACGGGACGCGCAGCGGTACGTTCGTCGTGGCGCATTTCGCCGACCGGGTCGTGCTGGTCGGTGGAACCCGCTACGCGGGGGAGATCAAGAAGTCGATCTTCACCGTCATGAACTACCTGCTCCCTCGCCAGGGAGTACTGTCGATGCACTGCTCGGCCAACGAAGGGGCGGAGGGCGACGTGGCTCTGTTTTTCGGCCTTTCCGGGACCGGCAAGACCACGCTGTCCGCGGATCCAATGCGCAGCCTCATCGGCGACGACGAGCACGGCTGGTCGGACACGGGCGTGTTCAACTTCGAGGGCGGCAACTACGCCAAGGTGATTCGCCTGTCGCGCGACGGCGAGCCCCTTATCTGGCAGGCCAGCAGGCGCTTCGGGGCCATACTGGAAAACGTCGTGGTCGACCCCGCCACGCGCGAGGTGGACTTCGACGACGGATCGCTCACCGAGAACACGCGCTCCTCCTATCCGCTCGCCTTCATCGAAGGCGCTATTCCGGAGGCCAGCGGCGGCCATCCCCGCACCGTGGTGTTCCTGACCGCGGACGCCTTCGGCGTGCTGCCCCCGATCGCGCGCCTGAGCCCCGCCCAGGCCATGTACCACTTCATATCCGGGTACACGGCCAAGGTCGCCGGTACCGAGCGCGGCGTGACGGAGCCCAAGGCGACGTTCAGCGCGTGTTTCGGGGCGCCGTTCCTGCCGCTGCATCCGTCGGTGTACGCCAGCCTGCTGGGCGAGCGAATCGAGCAGCACGGCGCCGCCACCTGGCTGGTCAACACGGGCTGGACGGGCGGACCGTACGGTCAAGGCACGCGCATGAAGCTGGGATACACCCGGGCCATGGTTCACGCCGCGCTGTGCGGCGAGCTGGACGGCGCGCAATACAGGGACGATCCCGTGTTCGGCGTGCACGTGCCGTTGGCCGTCCCGGGTGTGCCACCGGAGGTTCTCGATCCGCGCGCCACTTGGCAGGACGCTGCCGCCTACGACCGTCAGGCCGCCGAACTCGCCGGTATGTTTCGCGAGAACTTCACAGCCTACGAGGCCGACGTGAGCGCCGACATCAGGGCCGCGGGACCGCGGTCGGGATGA
- a CDS encoding RNA polymerase sigma factor RpoD/SigA: MIAPAKNIVKKRARRPSDGLVAFGGAEDRDALDQYLREVSRHELITQEQEIELGHRALRGDEEAVQALVRANLRFVISVAKKYQNRGVSLTDLIQEGNVGLVTAARKFDPEQGVKFISYAVWWIRQAILSSLANQGRAVRVPLNRASDLARIFREKERLKQELKREPTTEEIGVAAKLTPQVVEHLQTLNAAEIRLDAPIGDSDDSHLVERFVVDEAPEPEEAIEDRMLSEHVGRALETLQERDAKVLRLYFGLGGGREHTLEEIGNMLGVTRERIRQLRDRALRRLREGEMGDALESFAA; encoded by the coding sequence GTGATCGCACCGGCAAAGAACATCGTAAAGAAGCGCGCACGGCGGCCGAGCGACGGCCTGGTCGCGTTCGGGGGCGCGGAAGACCGCGACGCCCTGGATCAGTATCTGCGCGAGGTCAGTCGCCACGAGTTGATCACGCAGGAGCAGGAGATCGAGCTCGGGCACCGCGCCTTGCGCGGCGACGAGGAGGCTGTGCAGGCGCTCGTCCGGGCCAACCTGCGCTTCGTCATCAGCGTGGCGAAGAAGTATCAGAATCGCGGGGTTTCGCTCACCGACCTGATCCAGGAAGGCAACGTCGGTCTGGTGACCGCGGCCAGGAAGTTCGATCCCGAGCAGGGCGTGAAGTTCATCTCGTACGCCGTTTGGTGGATCCGGCAGGCGATTCTCAGCTCGCTGGCCAACCAGGGCCGCGCGGTGCGCGTTCCGCTGAATCGGGCGAGCGATCTCGCCCGCATCTTCCGGGAGAAGGAGCGCCTGAAGCAGGAGCTGAAGCGCGAGCCGACCACCGAGGAGATCGGGGTCGCGGCCAAGCTGACTCCGCAGGTCGTCGAGCACCTGCAGACGCTGAACGCGGCGGAGATTCGGCTGGACGCGCCCATCGGCGACTCGGATGACAGTCATCTCGTGGAGCGGTTCGTGGTGGATGAGGCCCCGGAGCCGGAGGAGGCGATCGAGGACCGGATGCTCTCCGAGCACGTGGGCCGGGCGCTCGAAACGCTACAGGAGCGTGACGCCAAGGTGCTGCGCCTTTACTTCGGTCTGGGCGGCGGCCGCGAGCACACGCTCGAGGAAATCGGGAACATGCTCGGCGTGACCCGTGAGCGCATCCGTCAGCTGCGCGATCGCGCGCTTCGCCGCCTGCGCGAAGGCGAAATGGGAGACGCGCTGGAGAGCTTCGCGGCTTGA
- a CDS encoding protein phosphatase 2C domain-containing protein, with protein sequence MEWISAALSDLGLVRVRNEDAFLRSDEGVFAVADGMGGHPAGHVASRIAVDAVRAGASGRDDGPGWLDEAFRAANGAIRERADQAPAEAGMGTTLCVLELDPAEHSARVAHVGDSRVYLWRDDSLRRLTRDDTALQDAIEAGRVQPEREAGHPLGSMLTLVLGLDDKVEAHMAQLEVRDDDLFLLCSDGICGVLDDAEIAGVLGEGDAPGELLTELTARVMARGAPDNATAVAVRILAD encoded by the coding sequence ATGGAGTGGATTTCAGCCGCGCTGAGCGATCTGGGGCTCGTCCGCGTTCGCAACGAGGACGCCTTCCTGCGGTCGGATGAGGGCGTCTTCGCCGTCGCCGATGGCATGGGCGGGCACCCGGCCGGGCACGTCGCGAGCCGGATCGCGGTGGACGCGGTGCGGGCCGGCGCTTCCGGGCGCGATGATGGACCAGGGTGGCTCGACGAAGCATTCCGCGCCGCCAACGGAGCCATCCGCGAGCGAGCCGACCAGGCTCCCGCCGAAGCCGGCATGGGCACGACTCTGTGCGTGCTCGAGCTCGATCCCGCCGAGCACTCGGCCCGCGTCGCGCACGTGGGCGACTCGCGCGTCTACCTTTGGCGCGACGACTCGCTACGCCGCCTGACCCGCGACGACACCGCGCTGCAGGACGCCATCGAGGCGGGTCGGGTCCAGCCCGAGCGCGAAGCCGGCCATCCGCTCGGCAGCATGCTCACGCTGGTGCTCGGGCTCGACGACAAGGTCGAAGCGCACATGGCGCAGCTCGAGGTCCGCGACGACGACCTCTTCCTGCTCTGCTCGGACGGAATCTGCGGGGTGCTCGACGACGCGGAGATCGCGGGCGTGCTGGGCGAAGGCGACGCCCCCGGCGAGCTGCTCACCGAGCTGACGGCCCGGGTCATGGCGCGCGGCGCGCCAGACAACGCCACGGCGGTGGCGGTGCGGATTCTAGCCGACTAG
- the rsgA gene encoding ribosome small subunit-dependent GTPase A, giving the protein MSARTSDPARGPEAGDQLVPGLVLLARGGIYQVELPDGAVVEATLRGRLKLEGRTGDSVVAGDRVGVRAAQDPTYTIEDVSPRTTELARADPRRRGRRAKVIVANVDRLVVVFAYESPVPNPRLIDRFLVLAEANHLPAVLVANKVDLVMTEVASAAEPAVPDPDPFEPYERIGYPVLRTSVESGAGLAELRAALRDSTSVLTGPSGVGKSSLLNALWPGLNLRVGEVSEAVNKGRHTTVAARLIPLSEGAYVADTPGLRELGLWGVDPAQLDAAFVEFRPHLESCRFGSSCSHTHEPDCAVVAALERGEIGSPRYESYKLLLEDLAGQPRR; this is encoded by the coding sequence GTGTCCGCGCGCACGTCTGATCCAGCACGCGGCCCGGAGGCCGGGGACCAACTGGTTCCCGGCCTCGTCTTGCTTGCAAGGGGGGGCATCTATCAGGTCGAGCTCCCCGACGGCGCCGTGGTCGAGGCCACCCTGCGTGGCCGCCTGAAGCTGGAGGGTCGCACGGGCGACTCCGTGGTGGCCGGCGACCGCGTAGGCGTGCGCGCCGCCCAGGACCCCACCTACACGATCGAGGACGTCTCGCCCCGCACCACGGAGCTGGCGCGCGCCGACCCGCGGCGACGGGGACGCCGCGCGAAGGTGATCGTCGCGAACGTGGACCGGCTCGTGGTCGTGTTCGCCTACGAAAGCCCGGTGCCCAATCCGCGTCTGATCGACCGCTTTCTGGTGCTCGCCGAAGCGAACCATCTTCCGGCGGTGCTGGTTGCCAACAAGGTGGACCTGGTCATGACCGAGGTCGCGTCCGCCGCCGAGCCCGCGGTCCCGGACCCCGATCCGTTCGAGCCGTACGAGCGCATCGGCTACCCGGTGTTGCGCACGTCGGTCGAGTCGGGCGCGGGGCTCGCGGAGCTGCGCGCGGCCCTGCGAGACTCGACGAGCGTGCTCACCGGCCCATCCGGCGTGGGCAAGTCCAGCCTGCTGAACGCGCTGTGGCCGGGCCTGAATCTGCGCGTGGGCGAGGTCAGCGAGGCCGTAAACAAGGGTCGCCACACGACCGTCGCCGCCCGACTCATCCCGCTCTCCGAAGGCGCCTACGTGGCCGACACTCCGGGGCTGCGCGAGCTCGGCCTCTGGGGGGTGGATCCCGCCCAACTGGACGCCGCCTTCGTCGAGTTCCGGCCTCATCTGGAGTCGTGCCGCTTCGGGAGCTCCTGTTCGCACACGCACGAGCCGGACTGCGCCGTCGTCGCCGCCCTCGAGCGCGGCGAGATAGGCTCGCCCCGCTACGAGAGCTACAAGCTCCTGCTGGAGGACCTGGCCGGTCAGCCGCGGCGCTGA
- a CDS encoding HD domain-containing protein — MIANPPAAAVTIRDPLWDTIVLDARAVRIVDTPAFQRLRYIRQLGLAHLVYPGATHTRFDHALGVYHLAGRALALLERGGLPAEARDDAALIPLACLLHDIGHFPFSHALEELEDLRAIGDHEEVGARFLRDPEIGAALDQMGSDAGRRVAELIAGRSLSPLRGLVNGSIDLDKIEYLTRDALFCGVPYAAVDVSRLLHTLALLRDPDSGRLEIGVREKGVAALESLLYAKYQMFRNVYWHHAARAATVLYKRIVADALRAKLVTPEALVGRTDEELLHALESAASGEESGSADRVARWTASLRARRLPKRAAEVVAADVGVDGAGEWLASDNSIKRAVEDKIAGELGLEEGAAFLDYPAKERMFGLDLLVAMRDGSVIRVGAAGRTGLIGLPAVAEELYRSARVLRLFTFGDRVGVDPRALGEIATWSAEEAGARLAVERAVLS, encoded by the coding sequence ATGATAGCCAACCCGCCGGCCGCTGCGGTGACCATCCGCGATCCGCTGTGGGACACCATCGTTCTGGATGCGCGGGCCGTTCGCATCGTCGATACCCCCGCCTTTCAGCGGCTGCGCTACATCCGGCAACTCGGGCTCGCCCACCTAGTGTATCCCGGGGCGACCCACACCCGGTTCGATCACGCGCTCGGGGTCTATCACCTGGCCGGCCGTGCACTGGCCCTGCTGGAGCGTGGCGGCCTCCCCGCCGAAGCCCGTGACGACGCCGCGCTGATCCCCCTGGCCTGTCTGCTCCACGACATCGGCCATTTTCCCTTCTCCCACGCACTCGAGGAGCTGGAGGATCTGCGCGCCATCGGGGACCACGAGGAGGTGGGCGCGCGCTTCCTGCGTGATCCGGAGATCGGCGCGGCCCTCGATCAGATGGGGAGCGACGCGGGCCGGCGCGTCGCCGAGCTCATCGCGGGGCGCTCGCTGAGCCCGCTGCGTGGCCTGGTGAACGGGAGCATCGACCTGGACAAGATCGAGTACCTGACCCGCGATGCCTTGTTCTGCGGCGTGCCCTACGCGGCGGTCGACGTGAGTCGCCTCCTGCACACCCTGGCGCTGCTGCGCGATCCGGACTCCGGACGGCTGGAGATAGGCGTTCGCGAAAAGGGGGTCGCCGCCCTGGAGTCGCTGCTGTACGCCAAGTATCAGATGTTTCGCAACGTCTACTGGCACCACGCGGCGCGCGCGGCGACGGTCCTCTACAAGCGCATCGTGGCGGACGCGCTGCGGGCCAAATTGGTGACCCCCGAGGCTCTGGTGGGACGCACCGACGAGGAGTTGCTGCATGCCCTGGAGTCGGCGGCGAGCGGCGAGGAGTCGGGGTCCGCCGACCGCGTCGCTCGCTGGACGGCCTCGCTGCGCGCGCGGCGGCTGCCCAAGCGCGCCGCCGAGGTGGTGGCGGCCGATGTCGGGGTGGACGGAGCGGGCGAGTGGCTCGCCTCGGACAACTCCATCAAGCGGGCGGTGGAGGACAAGATCGCGGGAGAATTGGGGCTGGAAGAAGGGGCTGCCTTCCTGGACTATCCGGCAAAGGAACGGATGTTCGGCCTCGACCTGCTCGTGGCGATGCGCGATGGGTCCGTCATCAGGGTGGGCGCGGCGGGGCGCACTGGCTTGATCGGCCTACCGGCGGTCGCGGAGGAGCTCTATCGGAGCGCGCGAGTCCTGCGGCTGTTCACCTTCGGCGACCGCGTCGGCGTGGACCCACGCGCGCTCGGCGAGATCGCCACCTGGTCGGCCGAAGAGGCCGGCGCGCGCCTGGCCGTCGAACGGGCCGTCCTGTCCTAG